The following are encoded in a window of Castanea sativa cultivar Marrone di Chiusa Pesio chromosome 5, ASM4071231v1 genomic DNA:
- the LOC142634156 gene encoding uncharacterized protein LOC142634156 — MASLTPGVLLKLLQSINSNVKVRGEYRSVLLQVISIVPALTGSDLWPNQGFFIKVSDSSHSTYVSLSREDNELILNNKLQLGQFFYVDRVEAGRPVPILVGVRPVPGRHPFVGNPKDLMQMLEPSEGPVQSDNEGTNGTKLNELLEVKEESSRQKIVIKEEKAAVASRYMQGVLTPNNAKASGAESNEGGKSNENESVGASKKIGLVKGKQQELKGQTRSMTPSRNRSDSLSSKPDVAVSDNKETAVPSKSTPAKRTSSKQENMNFNFLSNNKDKNQSAEAILWASLPAKLSKPGKGMLRRRNLASLVAAEAQKEASTAATLVKCLNMFAELCAYSSPENPHLYLTKFFTLYQLVEQPNVADPLKNKSLQLLAHQSAPNTDKTSKKAGLIHGKGMLKSPKPPIELSGTEKLEWAKGDGAKEIKELREVLLNETRSWFLKFLEGALDIGFRVVTQEKKGKDSAGRRMEPDNHIAVTLSQLKHANEWLDKLRSKLSSENDGLAETVERLKQKVYSCLLAHVESAASALENRS; from the exons ATGGCATCACTTACTCCTGGAGTACTACTAAAGCTTCTTCAGAGTATAAATTCCAATGTAAAAGTACGTGGAGAATATCGATCCGTTCTACTGCAAGTGATTAGCATTGTGCCTGCCTTAACTGGGTCTGACTTGTGGCCTAATCAAGGCTTCTTCATCAAAGTCTCTGACTCGTCTCATTCAACATATGTCTCACTATCAAGAGAAGACAATGAGCTCATCTTGAACAACAAGTTGCAACTTGGGCAGTTTTTCTATGTTGATAGGGTGGAAGCTGGAAGACCAGTTCCTATTCTTGTTGGAGTGAGACCGGTCCCAGGACGCCACCCTTTTGTGGGGAATCCAAAGGATTTGATGCAAATGTTAGAGCCATCAGAGGGTCCAGTCCAATCTGATAATGAAGGAACaaatggcacaaaattgaatgAGTTATTGGAAGTGAAGGAGGAAAGCTCAAGGCAGAAAATTGTAATCAAAGAGGAAAAGGCAGCTGTTGCATCCAGGTACATGCAGGGTGTTTTGACACCAAATAATGCTAAGGCAAGTGGGGCAGAATCAAATGAAGGTGGGAAAAGCAATGAGAATGAGAGTGTTGGAGCAAGTAAGAAGATTGGATTAGTGAAAGGAAAGCAGCAAGAGCTGAAAGGTCAG ACACGCTCAATGACTCCTTCCAGAAATCGATCTGATTCACTTTCATCAAAGCCAGACGTAGCTGTATCTGACAACAAGGAGACTGCAGTGCCTTCGAAGAGCACTCCTGCAAAACGTACTTCAAGTAAACAGGAAAACAtgaactttaattttttatcaaacaataaagATAAAAACCAATCAGCTGAGGCAATTTTATGGGCTTCTCTACCTGCTAAACTTTCGAAGCCAGGGAAG ggAATGCTTAGAAGGAGAAATTTAGCTTCTTTGGTTGCAGCAGAAGCTCAAAAGGAGGCATCCACAGCTGCAACTCTTGTAAAGTGCCTCAA TATGTTTGCTGAGCTCTGCGCATATTCCTCACCAGAGAACCCCCACCTATATCTCACCAAGTTCTTTACACTGTACCAGCTCGTTGAACAACCAAATGTAGCAGATCCATTAAAGAATAAATCACTTCAGTTATTGGCTCACCAATCTGCTCCAAACACAGACAAAACTAGCAAAAAGGCTGGTCTTATTCATGGTAAAGGTATGTTAAAGTCTCCAAAGCCCCCTATTGAGTTAAGTGGGACTGAGAAATTAGAATGGGCTAAAGGGGATGGTGCAAAAGAGATCAAAGAACTTAGAGAGGTTCTCTTAAATGAAACAAGATcttggtttttgaaatttttggagGGAGCATTGGATATCGGGTTTCGTGTAGTTACCCAAGAGAAGAAAGGTAAGGACAGTGCAGGACGGCGAATGGAGCCAGACAACCATATTGCTGTCACACTGTCACAGCTTAAGCATGCAAATGAGTGGTTGGATAAACTGAGAAGCAAATTGAGCTCAGAGAATGATGGATTAGCAGAGACAGTTGAGCGGTTGAAGCAGAAAGTTTATTCTTGTTTGCTTGCTCATGTAGAGTCTGCTGCATCAGCCCTGGAGAATCGTAGTTGA
- the LOC142633370 gene encoding DNA N(6)-methyladenine demethylase ALKBH1C-like isoform X2 produces MRRGTDRGRTRSTVAKWVQKGTGDSVHRQSPIGADRLAEEAVRGKDGSSIGKRNNFQQMSHGSAPKHSEYKPKFVSKNRQEWHSHGGIQEVGADRLAGETVSGEDGSSIGKRNNSQQMSQGIVPKNSEYKPKLGSKTRQEWHSHGGKDGFANIVRSQRGINSPESVGSRSKQFKSMGTPDSAHKQDFPQLSGQSNSEDLDAGRIQSGKILSVGTADSITLQDDLPHQAAPSNEGASLKVDVESKLKTSVHQVETQVLSISTKKYEPSSSKDPKSSAGHKNLEHSEHSAMLDPFDLCPTKSEKTVMLKPPLLVQNRERRNEIKSSLEGQNVIVLRAGMVLLKSYISFSDQVKIVKKCRDLGLGPGGFYQPGYRDGAKLRLKMMCLGKNWDPDTGNYGDHRPVDEAKPPTIPAEFYQLVKKSIEDSHSLIQKNSKSSNVESILPWMSPNICLVNFYSENGRLGLHQDRDESQESLAKGLPVVSFSIGDKADFLYGDQRDVDKAEKVVLESGDVLIFGGKSRHIFHGVTAIHPNSAPKSLLEETKLRPGRLNLTFRQY; encoded by the exons ATTGGAGCAGATAGACTCGCTGAGGAGGCTGTTCGTGGTAAGGATGGATCCTCCATAGGCAAAAGGAATAATTTCCAGCAAATGTCACATGGTAGTGCTCCAAAGCACTCTGAGTATAAACCCAAATTTGTTAGCAAAAACAGGCAGGAGTGGCATTCACATGGTGGCATTCAAGAG GTTGGGGCAGACAGACTTGCTGGGGAGACTGTTAGTGGTGAGGATGGATCCTCCATAGGCAAAAGGAATAATTCACAGCAAATGTCACAGGGTATTGTTCCAAAGAACTCTGAGTATAAACCCAAACTTGGTAGCAAAACCCGGCAGGAGTGGCATTCACATGGTGGCAAAGATGGTTTTGCTAATATAGTGAGGTCTCAACGAGGAATAAATTCACCAGAGAGTGTAGGCAGTAGATCAAAACAATTCAAGAGCATGGGTACTCCAGATTCAGCCCATAAACAGGATTTTCCTCAATTGTCTGGGCAGTCTAATTCTGAGGACTTGGATGCAGGGAGAATTCAGAGTGGGAAAATCTTAAGTGTGGGGACTGCTGATAGCATAACATTACAGGATGATCTCCCGCACCAAGCAGCTCCTTCCAACGAAGGAGCCAGTTTGAAGGTGGACGTGGAATCCAAGTTGAAAACTTCCGTCCATCAGGTTGAGACTCAGGTCCTCTCCATATCTACTAAAAAATATGAGCCTTCTTCAAGCAAGGATCCAAAAAGTTCTGCAGGCCATAAAAATTTAGAGCATTCCGAGCACTCTGCGATGCTTGATCCTTTTGATCTCTGCCCAACCAAATCTGAGAAAACTGTTATGCTCAAACCTCCTTTACTTGTACAGAATAGAGAAAGGCGGAATGAAATCAAGTCCTCCTTGGAGGGGCAAAATGTAATTGTGTTGAGGGCTGGGATGGTCCTTCTAAAGAGTTACATATCATTCAGTGATCAGgtcaaaatagtaaaaaaatgcCGGGACCTTGGTCTGGGTCCTGGAGGTTTCTACCAACCAGGTTACCGTGATGGAGCAAAACTGCGATTGAAGATGATGTGCCTCGGTAAAAATTGGGACCCTGATACAGGTAACTATGGAGATCACCGTCCAGTTGATGAGGCTAAACCACCCACTATACCTGCTGAATTCTATCAGTTGgtcaaaaaatcaattgaagaTTCCCATTCCCTTATTCAGAAAAATTCCAAATCAAGCAATGTAGAAAGCATACTTCCCTGGATGTCACCAAACATTTGTCTTGTAAATTTTTACTCTGAAAATGGTCGACTTGGTCTCCATCAG GATCGCGATGAAAGCCAAGAAAGTCTTGCTAAAGGTTTACCTGTGGTCTCTTTTTCCATTGGTGACAAGGCAGACTTCTTATATGGTGATCAGAGGGATGTTGACAAGGCAGAGAAGGTTGTGTTGGAATCCGGAGATGTTCTTATATTTGGTGGAAAATCTAGGCATATTTTTCACGGTGTTACAGCCATTCACCCAAACAGTGCACCAAAGTCCTTGCTTGAAGAAACAAAACTCCGGCCTGGCCGGTTGAATCTTACTTTCAGACAGTATTGA
- the LOC142633370 gene encoding DNA N(6)-methyladenine demethylase ALKBH1C-like isoform X3: protein MRRGTDRGRTRSTVAKWVQKGTGDSVHRQSPIGADRLTEEAVRGKDGSSIGKRNNFQQMSHGSAPKHSEYKPKFVSKNRQEWHSHGGIQEIGADRLAEEAVRGKDGSSIGKRNNFQQMSHGSAPKHSEYKPKFVSKNRQEWHSHGGIQEVGADRLAGETVSGEDGSSIGKRNNSQQMSQGIVPKNADSITLQDDLPHQAAPSNEGASLKVDVESKLKTSVHQVETQVLSISTKKYEPSSSKDPKSSAGHKNLEHSEHSAMLDPFDLCPTKSEKTVMLKPPLLVQNRERRNEIKSSLEGQNVIVLRAGMVLLKSYISFSDQVKIVKKCRDLGLGPGGFYQPGYRDGAKLRLKMMCLGKNWDPDTGNYGDHRPVDEAKPPTIPAEFYQLVKKSIEDSHSLIQKNSKSSNVESILPWMSPNICLVNFYSENGRLGLHQDRDESQESLAKGLPVVSFSIGDKADFLYGDQRDVDKAEKVVLESGDVLIFGGKSRHIFHGVTAIHPNSAPKSLLEETKLRPGRLNLTFRQY, encoded by the exons ATTGGAGCAGATAGACTCACTGAGGAGGCTGTTCGTGGTAAGGATGGATCCTCCATAGGCAAAAGGAATAATTTCCAGCAAATGTCACATGGTAGTGCTCCAAAGCACTCTGAGTATAAACCCAAATTTGTTAGCAAAAACAGGCAGGAGTGGCATTCACATGGTGGCATTCAAGAG ATTGGAGCAGATAGACTCGCTGAGGAGGCTGTTCGTGGTAAGGATGGATCCTCCATAGGCAAAAGGAATAATTTCCAGCAAATGTCACATGGTAGTGCTCCAAAGCACTCTGAGTATAAACCCAAATTTGTTAGCAAAAACAGGCAGGAGTGGCATTCACATGGTGGCATTCAAGAG GTTGGGGCAGACAGACTTGCTGGGGAGACTGTTAGTGGTGAGGATGGATCCTCCATAGGCAAAAGGAATAATTCACAGCAAATGTCACAGGGTATTGTTCCAAAGAA TGCTGATAGCATAACATTACAGGATGATCTCCCGCACCAAGCAGCTCCTTCCAACGAAGGAGCCAGTTTGAAGGTGGACGTGGAATCCAAGTTGAAAACTTCCGTCCATCAGGTTGAGACTCAGGTCCTCTCCATATCTACTAAAAAATATGAGCCTTCTTCAAGCAAGGATCCAAAAAGTTCTGCAGGCCATAAAAATTTAGAGCATTCCGAGCACTCTGCGATGCTTGATCCTTTTGATCTCTGCCCAACCAAATCTGAGAAAACTGTTATGCTCAAACCTCCTTTACTTGTACAGAATAGAGAAAGGCGGAATGAAATCAAGTCCTCCTTGGAGGGGCAAAATGTAATTGTGTTGAGGGCTGGGATGGTCCTTCTAAAGAGTTACATATCATTCAGTGATCAGgtcaaaatagtaaaaaaatgcCGGGACCTTGGTCTGGGTCCTGGAGGTTTCTACCAACCAGGTTACCGTGATGGAGCAAAACTGCGATTGAAGATGATGTGCCTCGGTAAAAATTGGGACCCTGATACAGGTAACTATGGAGATCACCGTCCAGTTGATGAGGCTAAACCACCCACTATACCTGCTGAATTCTATCAGTTGgtcaaaaaatcaattgaagaTTCCCATTCCCTTATTCAGAAAAATTCCAAATCAAGCAATGTAGAAAGCATACTTCCCTGGATGTCACCAAACATTTGTCTTGTAAATTTTTACTCTGAAAATGGTCGACTTGGTCTCCATCAG GATCGCGATGAAAGCCAAGAAAGTCTTGCTAAAGGTTTACCTGTGGTCTCTTTTTCCATTGGTGACAAGGCAGACTTCTTATATGGTGATCAGAGGGATGTTGACAAGGCAGAGAAGGTTGTGTTGGAATCCGGAGATGTTCTTATATTTGGTGGAAAATCTAGGCATATTTTTCACGGTGTTACAGCCATTCACCCAAACAGTGCACCAAAGTCCTTGCTTGAAGAAACAAAACTCCGGCCTGGCCGGTTGAATCTTACTTTCAGACAGTATTGA
- the LOC142633370 gene encoding DNA N(6)-methyladenine demethylase ALKBH1C-like isoform X1: MRRGTDRGRTRSTVAKWVQKGTGDSVHRQSPIGADRLTEEAVRGKDGSSIGKRNNFQQMSHGSAPKHSEYKPKFVSKNRQEWHSHGGIQEIGADRLAEEAVRGKDGSSIGKRNNFQQMSHGSAPKHSEYKPKFVSKNRQEWHSHGGIQEVGADRLAGETVSGEDGSSIGKRNNSQQMSQGIVPKNSEYKPKLGSKTRQEWHSHGGKDGFANIVRSQRGINSPESVGSRSKQFKSMGTPDSAHKQDFPQLSGQSNSEDLDAGRIQSGKILSVGTADSITLQDDLPHQAAPSNEGASLKVDVESKLKTSVHQVETQVLSISTKKYEPSSSKDPKSSAGHKNLEHSEHSAMLDPFDLCPTKSEKTVMLKPPLLVQNRERRNEIKSSLEGQNVIVLRAGMVLLKSYISFSDQVKIVKKCRDLGLGPGGFYQPGYRDGAKLRLKMMCLGKNWDPDTGNYGDHRPVDEAKPPTIPAEFYQLVKKSIEDSHSLIQKNSKSSNVESILPWMSPNICLVNFYSENGRLGLHQDRDESQESLAKGLPVVSFSIGDKADFLYGDQRDVDKAEKVVLESGDVLIFGGKSRHIFHGVTAIHPNSAPKSLLEETKLRPGRLNLTFRQY, from the exons ATTGGAGCAGATAGACTCACTGAGGAGGCTGTTCGTGGTAAGGATGGATCCTCCATAGGCAAAAGGAATAATTTCCAGCAAATGTCACATGGTAGTGCTCCAAAGCACTCTGAGTATAAACCCAAATTTGTTAGCAAAAACAGGCAGGAGTGGCATTCACATGGTGGCATTCAAGAG ATTGGAGCAGATAGACTCGCTGAGGAGGCTGTTCGTGGTAAGGATGGATCCTCCATAGGCAAAAGGAATAATTTCCAGCAAATGTCACATGGTAGTGCTCCAAAGCACTCTGAGTATAAACCCAAATTTGTTAGCAAAAACAGGCAGGAGTGGCATTCACATGGTGGCATTCAAGAG GTTGGGGCAGACAGACTTGCTGGGGAGACTGTTAGTGGTGAGGATGGATCCTCCATAGGCAAAAGGAATAATTCACAGCAAATGTCACAGGGTATTGTTCCAAAGAACTCTGAGTATAAACCCAAACTTGGTAGCAAAACCCGGCAGGAGTGGCATTCACATGGTGGCAAAGATGGTTTTGCTAATATAGTGAGGTCTCAACGAGGAATAAATTCACCAGAGAGTGTAGGCAGTAGATCAAAACAATTCAAGAGCATGGGTACTCCAGATTCAGCCCATAAACAGGATTTTCCTCAATTGTCTGGGCAGTCTAATTCTGAGGACTTGGATGCAGGGAGAATTCAGAGTGGGAAAATCTTAAGTGTGGGGACTGCTGATAGCATAACATTACAGGATGATCTCCCGCACCAAGCAGCTCCTTCCAACGAAGGAGCCAGTTTGAAGGTGGACGTGGAATCCAAGTTGAAAACTTCCGTCCATCAGGTTGAGACTCAGGTCCTCTCCATATCTACTAAAAAATATGAGCCTTCTTCAAGCAAGGATCCAAAAAGTTCTGCAGGCCATAAAAATTTAGAGCATTCCGAGCACTCTGCGATGCTTGATCCTTTTGATCTCTGCCCAACCAAATCTGAGAAAACTGTTATGCTCAAACCTCCTTTACTTGTACAGAATAGAGAAAGGCGGAATGAAATCAAGTCCTCCTTGGAGGGGCAAAATGTAATTGTGTTGAGGGCTGGGATGGTCCTTCTAAAGAGTTACATATCATTCAGTGATCAGgtcaaaatagtaaaaaaatgcCGGGACCTTGGTCTGGGTCCTGGAGGTTTCTACCAACCAGGTTACCGTGATGGAGCAAAACTGCGATTGAAGATGATGTGCCTCGGTAAAAATTGGGACCCTGATACAGGTAACTATGGAGATCACCGTCCAGTTGATGAGGCTAAACCACCCACTATACCTGCTGAATTCTATCAGTTGgtcaaaaaatcaattgaagaTTCCCATTCCCTTATTCAGAAAAATTCCAAATCAAGCAATGTAGAAAGCATACTTCCCTGGATGTCACCAAACATTTGTCTTGTAAATTTTTACTCTGAAAATGGTCGACTTGGTCTCCATCAG GATCGCGATGAAAGCCAAGAAAGTCTTGCTAAAGGTTTACCTGTGGTCTCTTTTTCCATTGGTGACAAGGCAGACTTCTTATATGGTGATCAGAGGGATGTTGACAAGGCAGAGAAGGTTGTGTTGGAATCCGGAGATGTTCTTATATTTGGTGGAAAATCTAGGCATATTTTTCACGGTGTTACAGCCATTCACCCAAACAGTGCACCAAAGTCCTTGCTTGAAGAAACAAAACTCCGGCCTGGCCGGTTGAATCTTACTTTCAGACAGTATTGA